A window from Physeter macrocephalus isolate SW-GA chromosome 11, ASM283717v5, whole genome shotgun sequence encodes these proteins:
- the CTXN2 gene encoding cortexin-2, which yields MSSTYCGNSSAKMSVNEVSAFSLTLEQKTGFAFVGILCIFLGLLIIRCFKILLDPYSSMPSSTWEGEIVEFDKGTFEHALA from the coding sequence ATGAGTAGTACCTACTGTGGCAACTCTTCAGCTAAGATGAGTGTCAACGAAGTGTCAGCTTTCTCGTTGACTCTGGAGCAAAAAACTGGCTTCGCTTTTGTTGggattttgtgtatcttcttggGACTTCTTATCATCAGATGCTTCAAAATCCTGTTAGACCCATATAGTAGCATGCCTTCCTCTACATGGGAAGGTGAAATTGTAGAGTTTGATAAAGGGACATTTGAACATGCACTTGCCTGA